One Drosophila willistoni isolate 14030-0811.24 chromosome 2R unlocalized genomic scaffold, UCI_dwil_1.1 Seg167, whole genome shotgun sequence DNA segment encodes these proteins:
- the LOC26528952 gene encoding retinoid-inducible serine carboxypeptidase → MFYWKCILISSIFSMAQGRGQGFGTGEQHWDYVEVREGAHMFYWLYYTTANVSNYTERPLIIWLQGGPGGPSTGLGNFYELGPVDIHGNIREGNFVQHVNVLFIDSPVGAGYSYVDNTSLLVTNNNELTNDLVSFMEHFYKNHNEFKTVPLHIFSESYGGVMVPEFARKFDLALKNGTMAQPYLLKSISIGNPWISPMHTIKEHSRYLFVNGLIDEDGVALLDAQLKKIKEFDKDTESEWFELIDNLTSSTSLYNTHFSVDFTEAYAYGYSKNLVKFMARNISEQLKINGSVYGSQINDLINKFDFKITRYINTIPRLLNETAIKVNIFSGELDIMCNTEGTLALINDWEWRNKKEYLQASRKPININGSLQGYEKIGSNFAMYWINHAGHMVASESPTAMQYILKAVTQYDD, encoded by the exons atgttCTATTGgaagtgcattttaatttcCAGTATTTTTTCCATGGCTCAAGGACGAGGGCAGGGATTCGGGACGGGAGAACAGCATTGGGACTATGTGGAGGTACGTGAAGGTGCCCACATGTTCTATTGGCTCTATTACACCACGGCCAATGTCAGCAACTATACGGAACGTCCTCTAATTATTTGGTTACAAGGTGGTCCAGGGGGACCATCCACAGGACTTGGAAACTTCTACGAGCTAGGACCAGTGGATATACATGGAAATATCCGAGAGGGCAATTTCGTACAGCATGTAAATGTGTTGTTCATCGATAGTCCTGTGGGAGCAGGATACAGCTATGTCGATAATACTAGTCTTCTAGTCACCAATAACAATGAACTGACGAATGATCTAGTGTCCTTCATggaacatttttataaaaaccaCAATGAATTTAAGACAGTTCCACTGCATATTTTTTCGGAGAGCTATGGAGGTGTTATGGTTCCAGAGTTTGCTCGTAAATTTGATTTGGCTTTGAAGAATGGCACAATGGCGCAGCCTTATCTATTAAAGTCAATATCCATCGGTAATCCATGGATATCCCCCATGCATACTATTAAAGAACATTCTCGATATCTATTCGTAAATGGTTTAATAGATGAAGATGGAGTGGCCTTGCTTGATGCTcagctaaaaaaaatcaaggaatttgataaagatacTGAGTCGGAATGGTTTGAACTTATTGACAATCTTACCAGTAGTACAAGTTTATATAATACACATTTTAGCGTGGATTTTACAGAAGCGTATGCGTATGGGTACTCAAAAAATTTGGTGAAATTCATGGCGAGAAACATTAGCGagcaattgaaaataaatggCAGTGTCTACGGTTCACAAATAAATGACCTAATtaataagtttgattttaaaataacgAGATATATAAATACGA TTCCTCGTCTTTTGAACGAGACGGCGATTAAGGTGAACATATTTTCCGGTGAATTGGATATAATGTGTAACACGGAAGGCACCTTGGCACTCATTAACGACTGGGAATGGCGAAATAAGAAAGAATATCTTCAAGCTTCAAGAAAACCAATTAATATTAATGGAAGCTTACAGGGTTACGAAAAAATTGGCAGCAATTTTGCAATGTACTGGATCAATCATGCTGGACATATGGTCGCAAGTGAAAGTCCCACAGCCAtgcaatatattttaaaagctGTTACCCAGTACGATGATTAA
- the LOC6644273 gene encoding cell adhesion molecule 3 produces the protein MPLEMFNIWRIFIFVLVYLTALPGFSVGLRNVNVRIPAAVKRGDNALLICNYDIENETLYTVKWYRGRREFYRYTPKENPAWKIFTKTNEIDVETTKSNASHVLLRNVPTSISGKFACEVSADAPTFDTSIVTADMEVVELPTQRPIITGIHSRYRLGDIVNGNCSSDYSKPAANLTWWINDIQVPPNYLRIYDIQRHLAENLESAVLELNFVVTVHHFIKGRLKLKCSARIHDIYAQESEKMIEEDRPRILASGRSPDMNMYPFDQPGDVDEHNELFLTRKNAASSASRMNWNLMHTLVNWLR, from the exons GATTCAGTGTGGGACTGCGCAATGTCAATGTTCGCATTCCAGCGGCTGTTAAACGCGGCGATAATGCGCTCTTAATCTGCAATTATGACATCGAGAACGAAACGCTATATACGGTGAAATGGTATCGAGGACGACGTGAGTTTTATCGGTATACGCCAAAGGAGAATCCGGCATGGAAGATATTTACGAAAACCAACGAAATCGATGTTGAG ACTACAAAATCGAATGCAAGTCATGTATTATTACGCAATGTGCCCACTTCAATATCTGGAAAATTTGCATGTGAAGTTTCTGCCGATGCTCCTACCTTTGACACTTCTATTGTTACTGCCGATATGGAAGTTGTGG aACTGCCCACCCAACGACCCATCATAACTGGCATACACTCCAGATATCGATTGGGCGACATTGTCAATGGGAATTGTTCATCGGATTATTCAAAGCCGGCGGCAAATCTCACCTGGTGGATTAATGATATACAAGTTCCACCCAACTATTTACGCATCTATGATATACAACGACATCTCGCAGAGAATCTTGAGAGTGCGGTTCTGGAACTGAATTTTGTGGTCACAGTACACCATTTCATCAAAGGACGATTGAAG CTTAAATGTTCAGCTCGCATTCATGACATCTATGCACAGGAGAGTGAAAAAATGATTGAAGAGGATCGACCTAGAATATTGGCATCTGGACGCTCGCCCGACATGAATATGTATCCATTTGATCAACCGGGCGATGTGGATGAGCACAATGAATTATTCTTGACGCGCAAAA ATGCTGCCTCATCGGCTTCGAGAATGAATTGGAATCTTATGCATACCTTGGTCAACTGGCTACGGTGA